Proteins co-encoded in one Neoarius graeffei isolate fNeoGra1 chromosome 11, fNeoGra1.pri, whole genome shotgun sequence genomic window:
- the ctsba gene encoding cathepsin B — MRCLSLLYLVSALAVCWAYPHLRVRSREMVNFINKANTTWTAGHNFDNVDYSYVKQLCGTMLKGPKLPIMIQYAGDLELPKNFDPREQWPNCPTLKEIRDQGSCGSCWAFGAAEAISDRICIHSNGKVSVEISAQDLLTCCSDCGMGCNGGYPSAAWEFWTAEGLVTGGLYNSHIGCRPYTIEPCEHHINGSRPPCTGEGGDTPSCEEKCEPGYSLSYTQDKHFGKQSYNVPSDEKQIMQELYKNGPVEGAFIVYEDFLLYKSGVYKHVTGEQLGGHAIKILGWGEENGTPYWLAANSWNTDWGDNGYFKILRGVDHCGIESEIVAGIPK; from the exons ATGCGGTGCTTGTCTTTGCTGTACCTTGTGTCAGCACTGGCCGTGTGCTGGGCTTATCCACATCTACGCGTGCGCTCTCGTGAGATGGTCAACTTCATCAACAAGGCAAACACCACATGGACG GCTGGGCATAACTTTGACAATGTGGATTACAGCTATGTGAAGCAGTTGTGTGGAACAATGCTGAAGGGACCGAAACTCCCAATCAT gatccaGTATGCTGGAGACCTTGAACTTCCAAAGAATTTTGATCCCAGAGAGCAGTGGCCTAACTGTCCAACTCTAAAAGAAATCCGAGACCAGGGCTCATGCGGGTCATGCTGG GCTTTTGGAGCGGCTGAAGCAATTTCAGATAGGATCTGTATCCATAGTAACGGCAAAGTGAGCGTCGAGATTTCGGCTCAGGACCTGCTGACCTGTTGCTCTGACTGTGGGATGGG ATGTAATGGTGGGTATCCTTCTGCTGCTTGGGAGTTCTGGACTGCAGAAGGTCTAGTGACAGGTGGACTCTATAACTCTCATATAG GCTGTCGACCATATACCATTGAGCCATGCGAGCACCACATAAATGGCAGTCGCCCTCCTTGCACAGGGGAGGGTGGAGACACTCCAAGCTGTGAGGAAAAATGTGAACCCGGATACAGTCTGTCTTACACGCAGGACAAGCACTTCG GAAAACAATCCTATAATGTTCCCTCTGATGAGAAGCAGATAATGCAGGAGCTTTACAAGAATGGCCCAGTAGAGGGAGCCTTCATCGTATATGAGGACTTCCTTCTCTACAAGTCTG GTGTTTATAAGCATGTGACTGGTGAGCAATTAGGTGGTCATGCTATCAAGATCCTGGGCTGGGGAGAGGAAAATGGAACCCCCTACTGGCTGGCTGCTAACTCATGGAACACTGATTGGGGTGATAATG GTTATTTCAAGATCCTGAGAGGTGTGGATCACTGTGGTATCGAGTCTGAGATTGTGGCTGGTATCCCCAAGTAA
- the LOC132894146 gene encoding uncharacterized protein LOC132894146 → MYTVYRAWPGASTICRVNMEEPQQGQLPAGGRGRGRGGGVRMRGGGVGGRGRGVRRHHTVPDEIRATIIDHVVNHGLTMAEAGRRVQPNVPRSTVSSIIQPFRRENRIGRQPPLGSRRRLLTDPQEQAICNMVIQNNAITLTQIRNAVLQDESIFHNINSISISTIDRVLKRNHMTMKQIYRVPFDRNTERVKKLWYQYVQRIMALEGIETPHLLVFVDEAGFNLAKSRRRGRNIIGQRATVDVPGQRGGNITMCAAISDNGVATRIASLGPYNTQRLLFYLDRLYMDLVPENERGLEAPHLPQFVIVWDNVSFHRGPLIRAWFNSHPRMRNVFLPPYSPFLNPIEEFFSAWRWRVYERHIGDPLNAMDAACEDITGDQCRGWLRHSRRFFPRCIARENIRCDVDENLWPNREQRMDGQEDEDGDQEKVGEDSNSD, encoded by the exons atgtatactgtatatagagcTTGGCCTGGTGCCAGTACTATTTGCAGAGTGAACATGGAGGAACCTCAACAAGGACAACTTCCAGCTGGAGGAaggggaagaggaagaggaggaggggtGCGGATGCGTGGTGGTGGAGTAGGGGGAAGAGGGCGAGGAGTGCGTAGGCATCACACTGTCCCCGATGAAATTCGAGCCACCATTATTGACCATGTAGTCAATCATGGCCTAACCATGGCAGAGGCAGGGCGCCGAGTGCAGCCTAACGTGCCACGCTCTACAGTCTCCTCCATCATACAACCCTTTCGCAGGGAAAACAG AATTGGGCGACAGCCTCCTTTGGGCAGTAGAAGGAGATTGCTCACAGATCCCCAGGAACAAGCCATCTGCAACATGGTTATACAAAACAATGCCATCACACTCACACAGATCCGCAATGCAGTccttcaagacgaatccatcttcCACAATATCAACTCCATTAGCATCTCAACCATAGACCGGGTACTGAAGAGAAATCATATGACCATGAAACAAATATACAGGGTACCATTCGACAGGAACACAGAGAGGGTGAAAAAACTGTGGTACCAGTATGTGCAG AGAATAATGGCATTGGAAGGGATTGAAACACCTCATCTCCTGGTGTTTGTAGATGAGGCTGGTTTCAATCTGGCCAAGAGCCGCAGGCGCGGACGTAACATCATTGGCCAGCGGGCCACAGTGGACGTCCCGGGTCAAAGAGGGGGAAATATTACAATGTGTGCGGCCATTTCTGACAATGGTGTGGCCACACGTATTGCAAGCCTGGGCCCGTACAACACTCAGAGGCTCCTCTTCTACCTGGACCGTCTGTATATGGATTTAGTCCCCGAAAATGAAAGGGGTCTCGAAGCACCCCACCTACCACAGTTTGTCAttgtgtgggacaatgtgagcttTCACCGTGGCCCACTCATCAGAGCATGGTTCAACAGCCATCCAAGGATGCGTAATGTGTTTTTACCACCATATTCGCCGTTTCTCAATCCTATTGAAGAGTTTTTCTCTGCTTGGAGGTGGAGAGTTTATGAACGCCACATTGGGGATCCCCTCAATGCGATGGATGCTGCCTGTGAAGACATCACAGGCGATCAGTGTCGGGGTTGGCTAAGACATTCACGCCGCTTCTTCCCACGCTGCATCGCAAGGGAGAACATCCGGTGCGATGTAGATGAAAATCTGTGGCCAAACAGAGAGCAGCGGATGGATGGccaggaggatgaggatggtgaCCAGGAGAAGGTGGGGGAAGACAGCAACAGCGACTAG